In Mammaliicoccus sp. Marseille-Q6498, the genomic stretch TTTGATTATTGTTTACTAAATCGTTATACATTTCTTCTGTGCAATAATAATGTCCTTCTCCGTGTGCAACTGGGTATACTACTTTTTCATTTTTATCATATTGGAATGTGAATTTTGTTTCGTTATTTACAATTGTTAATTTTTCATCTCTACTTACAAATAAATGATGATCATTATGCAGTAACGCACCTGGTAATAAACCTATTTCAGTTAATATTTGAAATCCATTACATACACCTAATACAGGTTTTCCTTCATCGGCAAATCTTTTAACTTCAGATATAATTGGTGCAACTCTAGCCATGGCACCTGATCTTAAGTAATCTCCAAATGAAAATCCACCAGGAATTAACACGCCGTCAAATCCTGTTAAAGAAGTTTCTCTATAATCTACATATGCCGCTTCAACTCCAGAGCGAATAGCAGCATTATACATATCGCGATCACAATTTGAGCCCGGAAATACTAATACGGCTAATTTCATTATGCGTTCTCCTTGTCTTCCAAAATTTTAAAGCTATATTCTTCAATTACAGTATTCGCAAATAATTTTTCACTTAACGTATTAACGACATTGCGGATTGTTGTTTCATCTGTTTCATCAACTGTCATATAAATGACTTTTCCGACTCTTATATCATTTACTTGTTCGTATCCTAAATCATGTACGGCACGGTTTAATGCTTGCCCTTGTGTATCTAATACTTGCCCTTGTAATGTGATATGCAATTCGATCTTCTTCATTTATAATTCCTCCAATTTTTTATAAAAAGTTTCATACGTTTCAATTAAAGAACCAGTGTCTTCTCTATATACATCTTTATCAAAGTTTGCTTTCGTTTCTTTATCCCAAATACGACAAGTATCAGGTGAAATTTCATCTGCTAATAAAATCTTGCCATCTTTTGTCATGCCAAATTCGATTTTATAATCAACTAATATGAGACCCATTTCATCCATAATCGCTTTCAAAGCTTGGTTCACTTTTAAAGCTTCATCTTTAATAGTAGAAAGTTGTGCTTCGTTACAAATATTTAAAAGTTCAACATGATCATCTGTAATAAGTGGATCATTTAGTTCGTCTTTTTTGTAAAATAATTCTAATAGTGGTTTTTCAAATTGGTGACCTTTTTCAAAACCAAGTCTTTTACAAATTGAGCCCGCAGCTACATTTCGAACGACAACTTCTAACGGGAAAATTTCAACAGCTTTTACAAGTTGTTCAGTTTCTGAAATGCGTTCAACAAAATGACTTTCAACACCATTTTGCTTGAAAATTTCGAAAATTTTACTTGTGATAAGATTATTCAATCGACCTTTTCCAGACATTTTATCTTTTTTAGCGCCATTACCTGCTGTTACTTCATCTTTATATTCGATTTTTAATATATCTTCGTTATCCGTTTTAAATACTCTTTTTGCTTTACCTTCATATAATAGTGTCATTTTAACTGTTCCGCCCTTCAAACAATTGATTAAATAATGCTTCGTCTTCATTTACATTCGATGATAATTTAGTTAAATGGCCCATTTTACGGTTTATTTTATTCTCTGATTTACCATAAATATGAACGTGCCATTCAGGATGTTTATAAAATTCATCTTGAAGTTTTTCAACATCTTGGCCTAATAAATTCATCATAATTGCTGGTTGTTGTAATTGAATTTCATCTGGTAAATGCCAACCTGCAACTGCAATAACATGTGTATCAAACTGTGAGTAATCACATGCTTCTATTGAATAGTGGCCAGAATTATGTGGTCTTGGTGCGATTTCGTTTACATAAAGTTCATCATCTTCAGTTACGAAAAATTCAACTGTAAAAGTTCCGATAAAATGCACTTTAGACATAATCTTTTCTACTTCATTAATCGCTTGTTTTTCTAGATTTTGTCTTGCTGGAACAATGGTTTTATATAAAATTTGATTTCTATGTTCATTTTCTTGAAGTGGAAAATAAACTGTATGATCATACATATCACGAGTCGCTGTTATGGATACTTCTTTATTTAGAGGGAGATATTTTTCAACTACACATGGTGTATCGTTAATAAGTTTATGCGCAGAATCAATATCTTCTATAGAACGAATAACAAGTTGACCTTTACCGTCATAACCACCAAAACGCGTTTTAATAATAAAAGGATAGCCTATTGTATCAATTGCTTTGTTCAAATCTTGCGCTTCTTTTACTTCTAAAAACGGTACTATATGTACTTTTGCATCTTGTAATGTTTGTTTTTCAGTCAATCTGTCTTGTAATAAGGCAACTGTTTTACTACCTTGAGGAATATTATATTGATTTGTAAGTGTTTCTAACTGTTGTGCATCTATATTTTCAAATTCATAAGTTATAACTTTAGAAATTTCGCCTAGTTCATTCAATGCTTGAACATTTGAATAGTCAGCGTTAATAAACTGATGTGCGACAAATCTTGCAGGACAATCTTCGTTTGGATCTAATATCGCTACTTTAAATCCCATTTTTTGTGCAGATTGTGCCATCATCTTTCCTAATTGACCGCCGCCAACTATA encodes the following:
- the purQ gene encoding phosphoribosylformylglycinamidine synthase subunit PurQ yields the protein MKLAVLVFPGSNCDRDMYNAAIRSGVEAAYVDYRETSLTGFDGVLIPGGFSFGDYLRSGAMARVAPIISEVKRFADEGKPVLGVCNGFQILTEIGLLPGALLHNDHHLFVSRDEKLTIVNNETKFTFQYDKNEKVVYPVAHGEGHYYCTEEMYNDLVNNNQIILTYDNNPNGSYKDIAGITNKEGNVCGMMPHPERAMESLLGSDSGIKLFQSMIESWREQHV
- the purS gene encoding phosphoribosylformylglycinamidine synthase subunit PurS, coding for MKKIELHITLQGQVLDTQGQALNRAVHDLGYEQVNDIRVGKVIYMTVDETDETTIRNVVNTLSEKLFANTVIEEYSFKILEDKENA
- a CDS encoding phosphoribosylaminoimidazolesuccinocarboxamide synthase encodes the protein MTLLYEGKAKRVFKTDNEDILKIEYKDEVTAGNGAKKDKMSGKGRLNNLITSKIFEIFKQNGVESHFVERISETEQLVKAVEIFPLEVVVRNVAAGSICKRLGFEKGHQFEKPLLELFYKKDELNDPLITDDHVELLNICNEAQLSTIKDEALKVNQALKAIMDEMGLILVDYKIEFGMTKDGKILLADEISPDTCRIWDKETKANFDKDVYREDTGSLIETYETFYKKLEEL
- the purK gene encoding 5-(carboxyamino)imidazole ribonucleotide synthase, coding for MTYYNLKSGDMIGIVGGGQLGKMMAQSAQKMGFKVAILDPNEDCPARFVAHQFINADYSNVQALNELGEISKVITYEFENIDAQQLETLTNQYNIPQGSKTVALLQDRLTEKQTLQDAKVHIVPFLEVKEAQDLNKAIDTIGYPFIIKTRFGGYDGKGQLVIRSIEDIDSAHKLINDTPCVVEKYLPLNKEVSITATRDMYDHTVYFPLQENEHRNQILYKTIVPARQNLEKQAINEVEKIMSKVHFIGTFTVEFFVTEDDELYVNEIAPRPHNSGHYSIEACDYSQFDTHVIAVAGWHLPDEIQLQQPAIMMNLLGQDVEKLQDEFYKHPEWHVHIYGKSENKINRKMGHLTKLSSNVNEDEALFNQLFEGRNS